The following coding sequences lie in one Schistosoma mansoni strain Puerto Rico chromosome 3, complete genome genomic window:
- a CDS encoding putative androgen induced inhibitor of proliferation (as3) / pds5 translates to MTGLIKQSENEVSDDAFELLKERSRDKTLSIRKEASSALASLYKGGLQSGWLSASKSASALNTILHLYYQNSTDDKLIVERLLKSSIIPYHFENAVRVQALFRCYSLMDEASIKAMQEIFKTQYVALKLLRDVVKLLTDQRDAKIPSEVNTEIMGVIQHLSILIPKSEKSVEHLKRFFNQVHTDKTLWNHLVKLTKPQTTCAQATTALRDILKKIGTAAENLNSSNDNQTNYARVVKILLERCSPVLFDRNFGTELVNQLFVIKKTGCLSGTAGRMNVTRSLRLLLAVSVYFKEILPSNEVMDYLLCILSDENSSVLNDDNDENVSSSSNSDSYDDSYTLQEMALSVSKKT, encoded by the exons ATGACTGGTCTTATTAAACAATCTGAAAACGAAGTTAGCGATGATGCATTCGAATTGTTAAAGGAGCGTTCTCGAGACAAGACCCTGTCTATTCGTAAAGAAGCTTCTTCCGCTTTAGCTTCGCTGTATAAGGGTGGTTTGCAGTCGGGATGGTTATCGGCTTCAAAGTCAGCTTCCGCACTAAATACGATTTTGCACTTGTACTATCAAAACTCAACTGATGACAA GCTTATTGTTGAACGTTTATTAAAGAGCTCAATCATTCCGTACCATTTTGAAAATGCTGTCCGTGTACAAGCCTTATTCCGCTGTTACAGTTTGATGGATGAAGCTTCTATCAAAGCTATGCAGGAAATTTTTAAGACCCAATATGT TGCCCTCAAACTTCTTCGGGATGTTGTCAAGTTGTTAACTGACCAACGCGATGCGAAAATTCCTTCCGAAGTTAATACTGAAATAATGGGTGTCATACAGCACCTTAGTA TTTTGATACCGAAATCAGAGAAGTCAGTTGAACATCTGAAACGTTTCTTCAATCAAGTTCATACAGATAAAACACTATGGAATCATTTAGTTAAACTGACTAAGCCGCAAACCACTTGTGCTCAGGCAACAACAGCGTTA agggatatattaaaaaaaatagggACGGCAGCAGAAAATCTCAATAGTTCCAATGATAACCAAACAAACTACGCACGTGTTGTAAAGATTTTACTAGAACGATGTTCACCTGTTCTTTTTGATCGTAATTTTGGCACAGAATTAGTCAATCAGCTATTTGTCATCAAGAAAACTGGTTGCTTATCTGGAACTGCTGGACGTATGAACGTAACACGTTCACTACGCTTATTACTTGCAGTTTCCGTTTATTTTAAA GAGATACTTCCTTCCAATGAAGTCATGGATTACCTACTCTGTATTTTATCTGATGAAAACTCGTCAGTgcttaatgatgataatgatgaaaatgTATCATCGTCATCTAATTCAGATTCTTATGACGATTCGTATACATTACAAGAAATGGCTTTAAGTGTAAGTAAGAAGACATAA
- a CDS encoding androgen induced inhibitor of proliferation (as3) / pds5-related, translated as MTYIVVYEVCISCPTLSNDYISCLTSLSHIALLFPDVYNEDIKNFITKSLVQQVLTIEPDDLRNQEQEKDKMQINSMTSKNFSNQSNALSSWSPDSLVSNLTRAKISAIKLITNWLVGLKNEVKPVVQVIIRLLYRIIIHDGDLTKSGKLSYGEMSRLRLVAATSWLKLARSQAYVECIEIGWYLSMSYIICDPCPQVRSHFLTKLNQGLYKLSLPLEYMAIFAHSVNVSEPAFKQRAKQLFIANIQRRRAFLNKHPSYFQFLFGLLPDYVLPYVIYLLSHDSKWTKLDDVEILNKIKSALWFIMEPIMSHGENFSFLRKIIEKIKYARDALHPDDTLINEKLYTVCDISLGLLLSRCINPTIKEYPVDVKLPKTLFTSAPSDFRNPDFKQLINIGSESEAQTGTGIINSPSEMPIKNKVQPLLQFTPNKHTKAFKEGLIPPELVKPKGVNTSKPRKKAKETVGHKKKERNEMEFKTKSNNNIDELSGHESIDDNENSLSDSRDKIHQQQKVISICVASTSSNMLSSEIDTKVCDDVITKTQKVRSSPPHPEAVNNRKKRRKTTPQENLKRPRISKLSDSNSNKKQSTLNFVVKGNEISSNKTFSQVKDTSQQSSSVLLSKNVNVKVKKKPESSNAKQNKPRPNKNSRRNIKTSISSKKNDRNISLRSKNSAISENSQKPTKNAGRTLHSVNKRPVRSNVRSSSRLKTNKRTTLPDVLSRRPSLRMSAVIARQKLLTPMSQSSSNSTSQVTPKRKW; from the exons ATGACTTACATTGTTGTATACGAG GTTTGTATTTCATGCCCTACTCTATCTAACGATTACATATCCTGCCTCACTTCACTAAGCCATATTGCTTTATTATTTCCTGATGTATACAACGAAGATATTAAAAATTTCATTACAAAATCTTTGGTACAACAAGTATTAACAATTGAACCAGATGATTTACGAAATCAAGAACAAGAAAAAGACAAAATGCAAATAAACAGTATGACATCAAAGAACTTTTCAAATCAATCCAACGCTCTTAGTTCTTGGTCACCTGATAGTTTAGTCAGTAACTTAACTAGAGCAAAG ATTTCAGCTATCAAACTAATAACAAATTGGTTAGTAGGTTTGAAAAATGAAGTGAAACCTGTTGTTCAGGTTATTATTCGACTTCTTTATCGTATAATCATTCATGATGGCGATTTAACAAAAAGTGGTAAATTATC ATACGGTGAAATGTCAAGGCTGCGCTTAGTTGCCGCTACATCTTGGTTAAAGCTTGCAcgttctcaggcttatgttgaATGTATTGAAATTGGCTGGTATTTGTCAATGAGCTATATAATTTGT GATCCATGCCCACAAGTGCGTTCACACTTCTTAACTAAACTCAATCAGGGTTTATATAAACTGAGTCTTCCTCTTGAGTACATGGCTATTTTCGCACACTCTGTTAATGTATCAGAACCTGCATTTAAACAACGTGCAAAACAACTTTTTATTGCGAATATCCAACGCCGTCGagcatttttaaataaacaccCTTCGTATTTTC AGTTTTTATTTGGTCTGTTACCTGATTATGTATTACCGTACGTGATTTACTTACTCTCACATGATTCCAAATGGACAAAACTAGATGATGTAGAAATACTTAATAAAATCAAAAG TGCTTTATGGTTCATCATGGAACCGATTATGTCTCATGGTGAAAATTTCAGTTTTTTACGAAAGATTATCGAAAAAATTAAATACGCACGAGATGCCCTTCATCCTGATGATACTCTGATTAATGAG AAACTGTATACTGTATGTGATATTTCTTTGGGTCTTTTATTATCACGTTGCATTAACCCGACAATTAAAGAGTATCCGGTGGATGTCAAGCTACCTAAAACTCTTTTTACCTCTGCACCAAGTGATTTTCGTAATCCTGATTTTAAGCAGTTGATAAATATCGGTTCAGAAAGTGAAGCACAAACAGGTACAGGCATTATAAATTCACCTTCGGAAATGCCCATCAAAAATAAGGTCCAACCACTTTTACAGTTCACTCCCAACAAACACACGAAAGCATTTAAAGAAGGATTAATTCCTCCTGAGCTTGTAAAACCTAAAGGCGTTAATACTTCAAAGCCAAG GAAAAAAGCAAAAGAAACAGTCGGTCATAAGAAAAAGGAGAGAAATGAGATGGAATTCAAGactaaatcaaataataatattgacgAGCTATCAGGGCATGAAAGCATCGACGATAATGAGAACTCTTTGTCAGACAGCCGAGATAAAATACATCAACAACAGAAAGTTATATCCATTTGTGTAGCATCTACCAGTAGTAACATGTTATCCTCAGAAATTGATACTAAAGTTTGTGATGATGTTATTACGAAAACACAGAAAGTGAGATCGTCTCCCCCTCACCCAGAAGCTGTTAATAATAGGAAAAAGCGTCGAAAAACAACTCCGCAGGAAAATCTTAAACGCCCACGCATTAGTAAATTATCagactcaaattcaaacaaaaaacaatcCACACTTAATTTTGTTGTAAAAGGTAATGAAATTTCCTCAAACAAGACCTTTTCCCAAGTAAAGGATACAAGTCAACAATCGTCTTCCGTCTTACTGAGTAAGAATGTGAACGTTAAGGTTAAAAAAAAACCAGAATCCAGTAATGCAAAGCAAAATAAACCTCGTCCTAATAAAAACTCTAGAAGGAATATTAAAACATCCATATCATCTAAAAAAAACGACCGGAACATCTCATTAAGATCAAAGAACTCAGCAATTTCAGAAAATTCTCAGAAGCCTACTAAGAATGCAGGAAGAACTTTACATTCTGTTAACAAAAGGCCTGTGAGAAGTAATGTAAGAAGTTCATCGAGACTAAAAACCAATAAACGTACAACTCTTCCGGATGTCCTGTCAAGACGCCCATCCTTGAGAATGAGTGCGGTAATCGCCAGACAAAAACTCTTAACCCCAATGTCCCAGTCTAGCTCAAACTCGACGTCTCAAGTGACTCCAAAACGAAA GTGGTAA